The Cygnus atratus isolate AKBS03 ecotype Queensland, Australia chromosome 7, CAtr_DNAZoo_HiC_assembly, whole genome shotgun sequence genome includes a window with the following:
- the DNAJC9 gene encoding dnaJ homolog subfamily C member 9, producing the protein MRGRGRRAEGGGAAMGLLEQCEAAFGAADLYRALGVRRGASPEEIRRGYHRASLRVHPDRVPPEEKEEATRRFQILGKAYAVLSDAEQRALYDEQGTVDEEGEALRAERDWQEYWRLLFKKITVKDIEDFEKTYKDSEQELADIKAAYVDFEGDMDKIMESVLCVDYTDEPRIRKIIEKAIDCKEVPSYKAFVKESKQKVMARKRRAEKEAREAEKSKQELGLGDGEDDLKALIQSRNKDRKKEMDDFLSHLEAKYGNNPKKGGRKTAAKKGKK; encoded by the exons ATGCGCGGCCGCGGGCGGCGGGCTGAGGGCGGCGGCGCCGCgatggggctgctggagcagtgcGAGGCCGCCTTCGGCGCCGCCGACCTGTACCGAGCCCTGGGCGTCCGCCGCGGGGCCTCGCCCGAGGAGATCCGCCGCGGCTACCACCGCGCCTCGCTCCGCGTCCACCCCGACCGAGTCCCGCccgaggagaaggaggaggcgACGCGGCGGTTCCAG ATCCTGGGCAAGGCCTACGCCGTGCTGAGCGACGCGGAGCAGCGCGCCCTGTACGACGAGCAGGGCACGGTGGACGAGGAGGGCGAGGCGCTGAGGGCCGAGCGGGACTGGCAGGAGTACTGGCGGCTGCTCTTCAAGAAG ATCACCGTGAAAGATATTGAGGATTTTGAGAAGACCTACAAAGATTCAGAGCAGGAGCTAGCAGATATCAAAGCAGCGTACGTGGATTTTGAGGGTGACATGGATAAAATAATGGAGTCTGTGCTGTGTGTGGACTATACAGATGAACCGAGAATAAGGAAAATCATAGAAAAAGCCATTGACTGCAAAGAAGTCCCATCCTACAAAGCTTTTGTCAAAGAGTCTAAGCAGAAAGTCATGGCAAGAAAAAGGCGG gcagaaaaagaagcaagagaggcagaaaagtcTAAACAAGAACTGGGCCTTGGTGATGGAGAAGATGACTTGAAAGCACTGATTCAA agcagaaataaagatCGTAAAAAGGAAATGGATGACTTTTTGTCCCATCTGGAAGCAAAATACGGGAACAATCctaaaaagggaggaaggaagactGCAgccaagaaaggaaagaaataa